In a genomic window of Lycium ferocissimum isolate CSIRO_LF1 chromosome 9, AGI_CSIRO_Lferr_CH_V1, whole genome shotgun sequence:
- the LOC132031588 gene encoding uncharacterized protein LOC132031588, protein MNKGFRPDRSSSKNHFQPYPSPEAAGGGQGYRSLKILNANKKKYQDNGLQTFRGGGGQYAQQRHLREFLSERARNSYVRARPAEVTITPDAPPHVINMIFGGSMIAGNSFTAFKKMKISVTLENRTRELLDEGTITFSNEDTTCVTLSHNDALVIAVFIECFQVKRVMVDPGSPANIIHWKVVEEMRLLEKIIPAARTLAGFNMSSETTKGEIDLPMEAGGVVKAKKFYVIDSNMRYNVIFACSWLHDM, encoded by the exons ATGAACAAGGGCTTTAGACCTGATCGGAGTTCTTCAAAGAATCATTTCCAGCCTTATCCTTCCCCAGAAGCAGCTGGTGGCGGTCAGGGCTACCGATCGCTAAAGATACTGAACGCGAACAAGAAAAAGTACCAAG ACAACGGATTGCAGACATTTCGGGGAGGAGGTGGCCAATATGCTCAACAGAGGCATCTCCGGGAATTCTTAAGCGAAAGAGCGAGAAATAGTTACGTGAGAGCTAGACCTGCAGAGGTGACGATCACTCCAGACGCCCCACCGCATGTGATAAACATGATTTTTGGTGGATCTATGATCGCCGGTAACAGTTTCACCGCTTTCAAGAAGATGAAGATCTCGGTAACACTAGAAAATAGGACTCGGGAACTCCTGGATGAAGGCACGATTACTTTCTCTAATGAGGATACAACATGCGTCACTTTGTCACATAACGATGCCTTGGTTATCGCTGTGTTCATTGAATGCTTCCAAGTAAAGCGTGTGATGGTCGACCCGGGAAGTCCAGCTAATATCATCCACTGGAAAGTAGTGGAAGAGATGAGACTGCTAGAGAAAATCATACCAGCCGCAAGGACCCTTGCTGGTTTCAACATGTCCAGTGAAACTACTAAGGGGGAGATCGATTTGCCTATGGAAGCTGGAGGAGTTGTAAAAGCAAAAAAGTTCTATGTGATTGACAGTAACATGCGCTATAATGTAATCTTCGCTTGTTCGTGGCTCCATGATATGTAG